One window from the genome of Rhodopirellula halodulae encodes:
- a CDS encoding GxxExxY protein, which yields MLKQEGYDLMGAAFEVYNELGYGMAEEIYQSALEVELGLREIPFVAQTELNVYFKRHLLTPKYRPDLLVFGGIVVELKALKELCSGHEAQLFNYMRISRKRVGYLINFGKQGELEWKRFVIDDLHSQRSC from the coding sequence ATGCTCAAACAAGAAGGCTACGACCTGATGGGGGCTGCGTTTGAGGTCTACAACGAGCTTGGCTATGGAATGGCAGAGGAAATTTATCAGTCCGCTTTGGAGGTGGAACTCGGATTGAGGGAGATCCCATTTGTTGCCCAAACGGAACTAAATGTCTATTTCAAGAGGCATCTTTTGACTCCGAAGTACCGACCAGACTTGCTGGTTTTCGGAGGAATCGTGGTGGAGCTGAAGGCTCTGAAGGAACTTTGCTCTGGCCATGAGGCTCAGTTGTTCAACTACATGCGAATCTCGCGGAAGCGAGTTGGTTACCTCATCAACTTTGGAAAGCAGGGTGAGTTGGAATGGAAGCGATTCGTGATTGATGATTTGCATTCCCAACGAAGCTGTTGA
- a CDS encoding serine/threonine protein kinase: protein MIATSTDCLSLDELNRLVEGHLTDAEFDSASKHVDQCEHCQSKLSSSSQLPNSAATFQPLDDSILAESACQFAVARLMSADISQSFRIPIEQIGPYEILGQLGQGGMGMVCLARHNRLKRQCAIKLLPPHRVTEPGWLDRFNREMTTIAALEHPGIVRATDAGTDSGWHYLVMEHLDGMDIGKIAHRLGKLPVADACEVTRQAAEALSHVHGSELIHRDIKPSNLMLTRDGTVKLLDLGLVLAGDDPLATDDRLTTVGHLMGTLPAMSPEQLLDSRKVQPASDIYSLGATLYRLISGRWPHANEGGLAARVLAITSDSNRSTPPPLGRLEPSVESELETFVGQMMHRQPDQRPSGSIVAERLATWSGDANLKALLKRAMATPSPERPSTPSLLATIDPPSNDSSRRDLGWFAPLGWFTAAALLATVVIQIKMNDGSVIVTSDGKDTQVEIVESDSINATNADSTITSATPSEKIYLGENLDHWMGVFRREQEIERIGQAMRAVELLSRDTSRRAEAARITLEMANQYGSRTIDETPDGGNGSFGGHSHPNHRFMGYLTQTYPNYFPTPGLDALGETLVDGNQQAVTAAILLLNNYLSGVYVSTVYPERQDAAEEFLRSNGRTPSGRAQIETLLQQLGVASKTLEPLASQATAKDPYHSSPAGDAMHSQQLAWGTAVRLIEEAGPRIEPPAWIAEYVQTQVEKAVTLYRERPIDQETGTTLWTYTEQTGLYGGMGGGFGGSPQVVTTPDTPDWLLPNELFQAAIEMQREGRLTMPRKFVAETLAHPRFSWYSMDDSSLNELVQTLSSLDPEVPSLIAFHLDRSFQEMDRQYQASQNAEWLRPLTYFQQRLQEGLASVYTTHVEEPKQAHDRLERLVNSLPNLSSFQPTTDNDKAFWLTTLKDLKQRFESE, encoded by the coding sequence ATGATTGCTACCAGCACTGATTGCCTGAGCCTCGACGAATTGAACCGATTAGTCGAAGGCCATTTGACCGATGCCGAGTTTGACTCAGCATCCAAGCACGTCGATCAGTGCGAACATTGCCAGTCGAAGTTGTCCAGCAGTTCACAACTGCCAAACTCAGCGGCGACATTTCAACCGCTCGACGATTCCATCCTTGCGGAGTCGGCCTGTCAATTCGCGGTCGCACGGCTAATGTCTGCCGACATCTCACAATCCTTTCGAATTCCCATCGAACAGATCGGCCCTTACGAAATCTTGGGGCAACTCGGACAAGGCGGCATGGGCATGGTTTGCCTGGCTCGTCACAACCGACTGAAACGGCAGTGCGCGATCAAGCTCCTTCCGCCACATCGTGTCACCGAGCCGGGCTGGCTGGACCGTTTCAATCGTGAAATGACGACCATCGCGGCGCTCGAACACCCGGGAATCGTGCGAGCCACCGACGCGGGAACCGATTCGGGATGGCACTACCTGGTGATGGAACACTTGGATGGAATGGACATCGGCAAGATCGCCCATCGTTTGGGAAAACTTCCCGTCGCAGATGCCTGCGAGGTCACTCGCCAAGCGGCGGAGGCTCTGTCCCACGTTCATGGATCAGAGTTGATCCACCGTGACATCAAGCCATCGAACTTGATGCTGACGCGAGATGGGACGGTCAAACTGCTCGACCTGGGTTTGGTTCTCGCGGGCGACGATCCGCTTGCCACCGACGACCGACTGACCACCGTGGGACACCTGATGGGCACCTTGCCCGCGATGTCGCCCGAACAGTTGCTTGACAGCCGAAAAGTCCAACCGGCGTCGGACATCTATTCGCTCGGCGCAACACTGTATCGACTCATTTCGGGCCGCTGGCCGCATGCAAACGAAGGTGGCCTGGCGGCACGCGTGTTGGCGATCACGAGCGATTCCAATCGATCGACTCCGCCTCCTCTGGGCCGTTTGGAACCGTCGGTTGAATCGGAACTGGAAACGTTCGTCGGTCAGATGATGCACCGGCAACCCGACCAGCGTCCCAGCGGATCAATCGTTGCCGAGCGACTCGCGACTTGGTCCGGCGACGCCAACTTAAAAGCGTTACTCAAGCGAGCCATGGCAACGCCTTCTCCCGAAAGGCCGTCAACACCGTCGCTGCTCGCCACAATCGATCCGCCGTCAAACGACTCAAGCCGACGTGACCTTGGATGGTTTGCTCCCTTGGGTTGGTTCACAGCCGCTGCACTCCTCGCAACCGTCGTGATTCAAATCAAGATGAATGACGGTTCCGTGATCGTGACCAGCGATGGCAAAGATACGCAGGTGGAGATTGTTGAGAGCGATTCAATCAACGCTACGAATGCGGACTCGACCATCACTTCGGCAACCCCCAGCGAGAAAATTTACTTGGGTGAAAACCTGGATCATTGGATGGGAGTCTTTCGCCGCGAACAAGAAATCGAACGCATCGGCCAGGCCATGCGAGCGGTCGAATTGCTGTCACGCGACACGTCGCGACGTGCGGAAGCAGCCAGGATCACGCTGGAGATGGCCAATCAGTATGGAAGTCGGACCATCGATGAAACTCCGGATGGAGGAAATGGTTCTTTTGGCGGCCACTCCCATCCGAATCATCGTTTCATGGGCTATCTCACCCAAACCTATCCCAACTACTTCCCAACGCCCGGACTCGATGCGTTGGGAGAAACCTTGGTCGACGGCAATCAACAAGCGGTCACGGCAGCCATCTTGTTGCTGAACAACTATCTGTCTGGAGTGTACGTCTCGACGGTCTATCCAGAGCGACAAGACGCTGCAGAAGAATTCTTAAGATCCAACGGAAGAACTCCGTCTGGACGAGCGCAAATAGAAACTCTTCTCCAACAATTGGGAGTCGCAAGCAAGACGTTGGAACCACTGGCCTCTCAGGCGACTGCGAAGGATCCGTATCACTCTAGCCCCGCTGGAGACGCCATGCATTCCCAGCAACTGGCTTGGGGGACGGCGGTTCGATTGATTGAAGAGGCGGGTCCTCGCATTGAACCTCCCGCATGGATCGCCGAATACGTTCAAACGCAGGTCGAAAAGGCAGTCACTCTTTATCGTGAACGACCAATCGATCAAGAAACGGGCACGACATTGTGGACGTACACGGAACAAACAGGACTCTACGGCGGGATGGGAGGAGGATTCGGTGGGTCGCCACAAGTTGTCACGACACCTGACACACCCGATTGGCTCTTACCGAATGAACTCTTCCAAGCCGCGATTGAAATGCAACGAGAGGGACGTTTGACGATGCCCCGTAAATTCGTAGCGGAGACGCTGGCCCATCCGCGTTTCAGTTGGTACTCGATGGACGATTCGTCGCTCAACGAGTTGGTCCAAACCTTGTCGTCGCTCGATCCGGAAGTTCCTTCCCTGATCGCCTTTCATCTCGATCGAAGCTTCCAAGAAATGGACCGCCAATATCAAGCCAGCCAGAACGCCGAATGGCTTCGCCCGCTGACGTATTTCCAGCAACGCCTCCAAGAAGGCCTGGCATCCGTCTACACCACCCACGTCGAAGAACCCAAACAAGCCCACGATCGACTCGAGCGTCTGGTCAACTCATTGCCCAATCTGTCGTCGTTCCAACCCACCACCGACAACGACAAAGCCTTTTGGCTCACGACGCTCAAAGACCTCAAACAGCGATTCGAAAGCGAGTGA
- the hemE gene encoding uroporphyrinogen decarboxylase gives MAATTNNFDGLRVAALESRRADDMIRLISKFGGDPYVSPSMREVPIEPNRAAIDFAYRIITGEISIVILMTGVGFRYLLRATEKHVDQQRLLDALSDITTICRGPKPVAVMREFGLKPTHRVPEPNTWRELLQTIDAGIPIANQTIGIQEYGVSNKQLIAGLEARGAIAESVKVYGWEFPEDTQPLKENTQALARGERDLLLVTSAHQVVNLLRMGEDLGITDQLRDGLSKTSIVSIGPTTSDMLREHDLRVAMEPSHPKMGHLVSESAREAKRLFSEAKRQTNDNPSSTSVNVLADASESSPANKTPMSAIDDHPSQSSLFMRACRGEPTPRTPVWLMRQAGRYMQEYRAVRSQQTFLELCANPKLCSEVMCTAVEKLNVDAAIIFSDLLPILVPMGFDLEFVKGDGPVIHNPVRTASDVDRVKALDNPQDLGFVYETVRQTRADLPEGIPVIGFSGAPFTLASYAIEGGGSRQYSSTKALMRADDGGWAALMDRLTDAIIVYLNEQIAAGAQCVQLFDSWAGCLSPSDYQEFVLPWMKRILQGVTPGVPLINFATGNPELLPLLRGDRRTVVGVDWRIELDVAWKRVGHDISVQGNLDPSVLLTDPKTIRSAVQQLLNKAGGRPGHIFNLGHGVLQQTPVENAIELVKAVQELSVRDDWSDDTEGADS, from the coding sequence ATGGCTGCGACGACGAACAATTTTGATGGCCTTCGCGTGGCAGCTTTGGAAAGCCGTCGTGCCGACGACATGATTCGATTGATCAGTAAATTTGGTGGGGACCCCTACGTCAGCCCGTCTATGCGAGAGGTGCCGATCGAGCCCAATCGTGCGGCCATCGATTTTGCTTACCGCATCATCACCGGCGAAATCAGCATCGTGATTTTGATGACGGGGGTCGGTTTCCGCTATTTGTTGCGAGCCACTGAAAAGCACGTCGACCAGCAACGTTTGCTGGACGCTCTCAGTGACATCACCACGATTTGCCGCGGACCCAAGCCCGTGGCGGTGATGCGTGAGTTCGGTTTGAAACCCACTCACCGAGTTCCGGAGCCCAACACTTGGCGTGAGCTGCTGCAGACCATTGACGCTGGCATTCCGATCGCGAATCAAACCATCGGGATTCAGGAATACGGTGTTAGCAACAAGCAATTGATCGCCGGCTTGGAAGCTCGCGGCGCGATCGCCGAATCGGTCAAGGTGTACGGTTGGGAGTTTCCTGAAGACACTCAGCCGCTGAAAGAAAACACACAAGCTCTCGCTCGCGGCGAACGAGACCTCTTGCTCGTCACCAGTGCTCATCAAGTTGTGAACCTGCTTCGCATGGGCGAAGACCTCGGCATCACCGACCAACTTCGCGACGGTCTTTCCAAAACCTCGATTGTTTCCATTGGTCCGACGACCAGTGACATGCTTCGTGAGCACGATCTGCGAGTCGCGATGGAGCCTTCGCACCCAAAGATGGGGCATCTCGTGAGCGAGTCGGCCCGCGAAGCGAAACGTCTCTTCAGCGAAGCCAAACGCCAGACGAACGACAACCCATCTAGCACGTCGGTCAATGTGTTGGCTGATGCCTCTGAATCTTCTCCTGCCAACAAGACGCCCATGTCAGCGATCGATGACCATCCCTCCCAATCCAGTTTGTTCATGCGCGCGTGCCGAGGCGAACCGACGCCGCGCACGCCCGTTTGGTTGATGCGTCAAGCCGGTCGGTACATGCAAGAGTATCGAGCGGTGCGTTCGCAGCAGACGTTCTTGGAGCTTTGCGCCAATCCTAAGTTGTGCAGCGAAGTGATGTGCACCGCGGTCGAAAAGTTGAACGTGGACGCCGCGATCATCTTCTCGGATCTGCTGCCGATTTTGGTTCCGATGGGCTTCGACTTGGAGTTTGTCAAAGGTGATGGGCCGGTCATTCACAATCCCGTCCGCACCGCGTCAGATGTCGACCGCGTTAAAGCTCTCGACAACCCGCAAGACCTTGGCTTTGTCTACGAAACGGTCCGCCAAACACGAGCGGACTTGCCCGAAGGCATCCCGGTGATTGGTTTCTCGGGTGCACCATTTACTTTGGCCAGCTACGCCATCGAAGGCGGCGGAAGTCGTCAGTACAGTAGCACCAAAGCGTTGATGCGGGCCGACGATGGAGGCTGGGCCGCGCTGATGGATCGGTTGACGGATGCGATCATCGTCTACCTCAATGAACAAATTGCGGCGGGAGCCCAATGCGTTCAGTTGTTTGATAGTTGGGCCGGCTGTTTGTCACCCAGTGACTACCAAGAGTTCGTGTTGCCTTGGATGAAACGCATTCTTCAAGGCGTTACCCCTGGCGTACCGCTGATTAACTTCGCGACGGGCAATCCGGAATTGCTGCCGCTCTTACGAGGCGATCGACGCACGGTGGTCGGTGTGGATTGGCGAATCGAATTGGATGTGGCTTGGAAGCGAGTTGGGCATGACATCTCGGTGCAAGGGAACCTCGATCCGTCGGTGTTGCTGACCGACCCCAAAACCATTCGTTCGGCCGTTCAACAATTGCTGAATAAAGCCGGCGGACGTCCCGGGCACATTTTCAATTTGGGCCACGGTGTCTTGCAGCAAACGCCGGTCGAGAACGCCATCGAACTGGTGAAGGCGGTTCAAGAATTGTCTGTGCGTGATGATTGGTCGGACGACACGGAGGGAGCGGATTCGTGA